In Poecile atricapillus isolate bPoeAtr1 chromosome 1, bPoeAtr1.hap1, whole genome shotgun sequence, the sequence GCAAGGCTGGGGCAGCCGGCCCCCGGAGCCCGCAGCGCCGCGGCCGCTCACGCCACCGCCCCTCGGGGCAGGAGAGAGGCAGGGAGGCGGCAGCCCCGGGGACGGCGGCAGAGCTCCTCGGCGGCGGCTCGggcggcaccgggaccgggcgCTCTGTGCGGCTGCCGCCGCCGGAGCCACCGCGGCCGGGGGGAGGCACGCGTGTCCCGCCCGGCGCCCGGCCGGGAAACTGAGCGGAGGAGAGAGAGAGCCCgggagaaaactgcctccccTCCGCCCCAAACAGCGGTCGCCCTTCTCCCGGCGGCCAAGGGCTGCGGCCGAGAAGAGGTAGGCTGCTTCGGGACGACCTGTCACCTGCAGTTTTTCAGcgacagccccagccctgctcagctcaAGAGCAGGAAAGGATTCCGGTAGGCTTCCTCCTCGGGAGCGGCACGGGAACACCCATATAAACCGCTAGACCGAGGGAGCCAAGAGCACAGTCACAAATTCTCCGCTATGTGCAATAAAGTTGGTCGCACTCGTACGCTGAATAAATGCTGTGAAATGTTCTTTGTGGTATGACTTCTCCTCAGCGACTGATATGCCTGTGACAGTTACTTTAGGAAAAGGTAATCGGTCAGTAGTCTAAAGAGTCCAACCGATAAAAAGCTTtgatggtttatttttttcattttttttttcatatatatataaaatttaggGCTCTCTTCAAGTGAAGCTCAGTAAATGCTGTGAAGCCGAAGAGCTTACCGCTCCAGCTTATTTGCAAATAAAGGTCTCGATTACCAACACTTAAAGTACCGAAGGCGGAATTTGCTAATTACACATCACACAGGCGAAACCCCAAACTGTCAGACAAGCAAGCCAGCATGTTTGCAGTCGCTAGCGTGCCTCCCGTGTGCACATTTACTAAGCGCAGCTTGCTAGCACAGCTCGCTGTACGATAAATCCTCCAGGTCTGAAACTAATAGGTACTTATAGTGCGTCTCGAAAAGCAGCCGAATATCCACTCCTTACAACAGATCAGAACGCAATACAGAATATAAAAACGACGGTAAGAATTGGCAAAGGAGATTTACCGTCTGTATCTGCTACTTGATTTTTGGAAGGAATGTGAAAAAGACCTGACAGATACATTTAGCGATTGATTCCCCCTTCATAAGGTACAAATACAAAAAGCAAGGCAGAGACAATGCCAAAATGCATTAAACCTCAAAATCGATTAGAACCCATCAGAAGATCCTTTAAAACAATACAAATCGTGGACTTCTGAGCGATATTTTATTCCAAAGAACACTAAATTTGCCGTGAATCCGCTGCCTTGTTCAGTGGCCGGTtcaagagagggaaaaaaaaaaaaaaatccaaacctaCTTCTCGCTTGCAGTTACAGACAACTATCAGGAGGGAAAGGACAGCGTGATGTGACGCCGAGTGGGGGTTAATGAATTTACGCCAGTGCTCCTGCCCGAGCGAGCCCGGTCTGTACTTCCTAGTTGATGGATGCCCATTAATACACCTGCATTCACGTCCCGGCCATGAGGAGGCACGCAGGGATTCAGTACTGAGCGGCACAGTTTTGCCAAGTCCTCTCGTAACGTCAATACCCTTCAAGTTACACCCAAAGGAGAGTGATTTCTCTTGATTTCCGAGTGTAGAGAGGACCGGGGCGGCTTTTCAGCCAGTATCCTTCTACCTTTCTGCATGTGCCTgcgtgtgcgtgtgtgtgcgtGTGGCTGTGTATACGTATCTATCTCCTAGAGAGGGATTAATTAGCCGGGTTTGAGCTGAAAGAGGCTGCAGTGACGAGCCCAGTGGCGATTGGCCGCCCGCCTGCCTGGCCCTGCCTTTATAATTTCCACACGAGTGCATCTGGGCTCTTATACAAACCAACAGCCAGCTTCTTCTGACATACACACACGGCACTTTTTTCCACCATCTGATTAACCGCCCTGCATACACACGGTGATTACTACgggaaaacataaataaatacgaagaggttttattattttgactACTGGAACCCTCGCTGTGTCTCAGTGcaacttttgttttttcttgctgcTGGGAAAGGTGCTGCTCTCGATGCTTTCCTCTCACTCACGGACCctttaaaaaaaggggaaggaaaaatatCGCCCCCTCCAGTCCCCCGCCTGctcccccctcccttcccccccctcccccccacccccccgccACACACACTTCAAGACGGCTGATCTAAAAAAGCAGGAAGAGAGCATCTGAGGAGCAGCAGACCCGGCgcattttgaaaaacatttgtTACATTTCAGAGTGCGGCAGCCTGTTTCTCCTCTGAAGTTGGCTCCAGCCTTAGCAGCCGCATTGGATCCCACAGCCTATTGCGAGACTCCGGTATACAATCCGGATCTCTGCCCCAACATGATCGCGGCCCAGGCCAAGCTGGTGTATCATTTGAATAAATACTACAATGAGAAATGCCAAGCCAGGAAAGCTGCAATCGCCAAAACGATCCGAGAAGTCTGCAAAGTGGTGTCGGACGTGCTGAAGGAGGTGGAGGTGCAGGAGCCTCGCTTCATCAGTTCCTTGAACGAGATGGACAATCGCTACGAGGGGTTGGAAGTCATCTCCCCCACGGAGTTTGAAGTCGTGCTGTATCTTAACCAAATGGGGGTTTTCAACTTCGTGGACGACGGCTCCTTGCCGGGCTGCGCTGTGTTAAAGTTAAGCGACGGGCGCAAGAGGAGCATGTCCCTCTGGGTGGAGTTCATCACGGCGTCTGGCTACCTCTCCGCTCGCAAAATCCGGTCCAGATTCCAGACTCTGGTGGCTCAAGCCGTGGATAAGTGCAGTTACAGAGACGTGGTAAAGATGGTGGCGGACACCAGCGAAGTGAAGCTGAGGATCAGGGATCGGTACGTCGTGCAGATCACTCCCGCGTTCAAGTGCACGGGGATCTGGCCGCGGAGTGCTGCACACTGGCCGCTTCCCCACATCCCCTGGCCGGGACCCAACCGGGTGGCGGAGGTCAAGGCGGAAGGCTTCAACCTCTTGTCCAAGGAGTGCCACTCTCTGGCCGGCAAGCAGAGCTCGGCCGAGAGCGATGCCTGGGTGCTGCAGTTCGCGGAAGCTGAGAACAGACTGCAGATGGGCGGCTGCAGGAAGAAATGCCTCTCCATCCTCAAAACCTTACGGGACCGTCACCTGGAGCTGCCGGGCCAGCCCCTGAATAATTATCACATGAAGACTCTGGTTTCCTACGAATGCGAAAAGCATCCCCGCGAATCGGACTGGGACGAGTCGTGCCTGGGGGACCGGCTCAACGGGATTTTACTGCAGCTCATCTCGTGCCTCCAGTGCAGGAGGTGCCCGCACTACTTCTTGCCCAACTTAGACCTCTTTCAGGGCAAACCTCACTCGGCCCTGGAAAACGCGGCCAAACAAACGTGGCGACTGGCTAGGGAAATACTTACCAACCCGAAAAGTTTGGAGAAACTTTAGAGGGTAACTATAAAACCGGCCTGACCGATAAATCTGCTAATTTCCCGATGAAGTTTAAGATGCCTGTTTGAAAAGTCATATATTTCCACTTGACAATGCAAGTaatattctcttttaaaaaggaatataGCTTAGGCTCTTcacaaagaaaatcaaatgaGAACAGCAAGCATCGTTCCTCTTCGTCACAGTTTTGCAGTTCCCcgtggggaaaaaacaaaaaggaaaaaaacaaaacaaaacaaaacaaaacaaataaagaaaggaaagtgTGCTACCTGGAAAGGAAAATTGGCCGTAATTTGATTGTGACCATTCTGCCTAAAAACGGTACCAATGGATTATAACAAAACCCGGTATTTTTATGTAAACCTTCTGTGAGTAAAAGCTATTTGGATATGCCACCTGAACAAACCCTAATGTACCTTTTAATTTGTATCAAATATTGTGATATCACATTGTCTTTGAAATTGTGGATGTTGGTGTTTTGTGATTTGGTGAACAGAAGTTAAATTGCCATTTTGGATACTTCAAGGACATTTTCTGCTAAAAAGAAGATACCATTTAAAAAGGTAGATTTTATCACGGTACTTTTGTTAATTGTCTTTTGAAGTGTCTGAACTTAACAAGTTTACATTTTTCGTTTCATATATATTGCTTGTTCTATTTCTAACATTCCATAAATATACttgaaatgttatttaaatatattcaaaagAAATTTGGATTCTGCTTATATAATAACGCTTGAATATTGGAattatatatttgaaaatgcaCTTGAAATACACTGGATAATTACTTTTTGTgatttagattttaatttctgttgctGATTTATTTAATTACAAGCTAATAAATGAAGTAAAATGCATATGGGTAAGCGTTTCAATATTGGATCAAGTTTTCCACTTGAAAAAACAGGGACAGCTATGTTTTGTGGATTTTGCCTTTCTGTGGATAATTGCTTAAATCCTGTACAGCAGAAAACTTAAGGGCAGACTCCTGACTTTGCATTTTGAATAGTTTTGTAGAATAGGGAAATAGTGGTTGTACAAGCATATTGGAATTTAGCTCCAGATCACCATCAGCAACTGTCAGACACCAGCGTACTTATTAATACAGTTACACTTTTTCAGCCGTCAGGAAAGAAGTCTGTTTTGAGGGGTTTATTATACGGTGCTGTTGTGTTTCTGCTTTTGAACAAAGCTGAGGAAACACAACGTATCTGTGAAGCAGTGTTTTGAGTAAGCAGTGATCCTGATAAAACCAGCAATTTGGTGCAGGTActaataaagcagaaaataaaatttataggTGAGAGCCAACACCAATAAAGTGAACAACAATATTACTTCTGACCTACAAATCCGTTCCGAATGTGATAAGGCTGCCAGTTGCACTCCCAGAAATCAAGCCCCTGAGCTCCCAGAGATTCATAGGGGATAATGTGCGTGCTTACAAAACTGCACGCAATCCAAAGCCGCCTGTGTGTACCGCACTGCCTGGTCCCTGTcaggatgcatttctttaaaatggcTTTTAAATCAAAACGCAAATTAACAACTCGGATTTTGATTACGGTCCTAATAGTCAACAAGTGCTGAAAGAGGCCGCTCGTCTGTGTGACACCCACTAGCAACTATTTCCAGCGGGTGCACTTTAGAGAAACTGTTATTTATACCAAGAGATTCGAAGAGAAACTTTTTACCCCAGCACTGCGAAAAGAGTTCCGAGTTTGACAAATTTTTCGCCAGAGAGAAATCACTTCATTGCAAACGTATTCAGACAAGGAGTTTTCTTggaaattatttataatatttttgcataaaaaaaaccccaaacctcaaGGTCTTTGTAAAAGTACCTCCCCTATTTCCTCTCCTCCAACGTTTTCCAGAGCAAtagcaaagaaataaagcaagggagataagaataaaaagagaCGCAGACGAGAGGAGCGCCCTGTTAGACACATCCCTTGCGtctgccccctcctcccccgCGTGGCATCCCCCGCGCGGTCCCCGCGGGGAGAAAGCCACGCAAAGGTTTCCGCTCAAGTCACGCACCCCTGCTCTGCTGCGGCTGGGCTAGAGGTTTTCACCgaagggagggggaaggggggcgGCGCTGGGGAATTGGTAGTAGTAAatgacttcagaaaaaaaaaaaaaacagagcttTCCCAGGAGCCAAGTCTTCGGTACATGTCTATtccaccccccctcccccatcTTGTTTTTCACCccagaaaacaaacattaagTTTCATTTCAGCAGTTACAAAGTGTTTACAAAATGCGCCGTATTTTCTTACGTAGAAAGTAACGTTTTTGAAATAACGGGATTCTCCGATAACCTCGGAAGGCGTAAAACCCTCCGCTGTGTCTCGGGAAGGCTGCGGGCTAGGACGGCTGCTCCCTGCGGGGATTTCAGCGCAATTGGCTTAACTACTAAATCTGACCACGTTCATACAAAGGCACCGCGCGAAAGGCTGCTGGAAAACGCGCAAGCTGCCGTAATAGAGGATTTAACATCATTAATACATTgcgctgctttttttttttttttttttttttttttttttaatgcagcaaAAGGCGGCAGACAGGAGCGCAGTTTGGAATGAGGGTGCGGCCCCGGCTCACGTGTGTCGGGACCGCGGACCGGGACCGCGCCCGCCGCACTCACCTTGGGGTCGATCTTCTTGAAGGCCGAGTCATCCTCATCCACTTCGAAGTAGATCTCTGTGGTGGTGATGGAGAGCGTCCCCTTGGCCACCACCACGGGGGCGATGAGCTGTGCCGGCGTGCTGAGGACCACGGGGCCTGCAAGGAAAGGGCAGCGGCGTCAGGTTGGAGGCGCCCGGCCGGCCCATCCCCGGTGGCCCTTCCCTCCGCCGAGCCAGCGCCCGGCGAGCCCCCTCGTAAACCCAGTTTGTAAACGCCGTGTTCATTCCCGTCCTGCCCGCGGCCAGCGCTTTGAACTCCGCGGCCGGGGCACAAGCGAGTTTGTGAGCTCTGGGGTTGCGAGATAAATCACAGCAGCGAAATTCAGAGGGGTTAGGGTGAAAAATAGGTGCCTCTCAGAAGAAGGTCCCCTCTCTTTTCATGCCCTTTTGCTCCTCGTTAACACTATCACTGTTTATGTGCGATAGCGGCAGCTCATTCCACACCGCTTCGATCTGGCAGCCCAGGGTCCCcgcggcggccgggccgggccgggggcgcagggcagggcagcccaGAGCCCTTGCCCGCCACAATGACCCTGCGAGGCCTGGGGGCATTATTTTAAACTCTGGATTCAACCTCAGCTCGGACAAGTAACGCTAAATGTCGGGGGTGTTTGTTTAGTTGTTcggtttctttcttttttttttttttttttttttttccacctatTTCAATACACCCCACACACAAAGGCATCGTTACAGTTAAATACATTTACGGCaagatattttttgtttcaactCGCTGCCGCTCATCGTTTTGAAATTACTGTAATACTTCGCTCAAATATATTCCCTGACGAGACGCTTTCACGGGCattgaaaagatgggatggggAATACCTATTGAAAAAGGCAGCCTTCTCCACCCAAATTGTTAGATTTtaattcaggaaaacaaaaacaacccttCTTTAATACAAAAGACAAGAGGATCGCTTTTTCACTATCTTATCTTCAATATCAATGCAATCTTCTGTTAAAGCTGACAGCGGCCGTGTTTAGGCAGCTTACTTGCTTcgaagaaaatatatataaaatactcTTCTAGATTTAACCACGAAAGCCTGTGGGATAatttatatacacatacatagACAGACACACATGCATGTACAAACACGCGTCTGACACATAAATAATAAAGCTCCAGTATTGAGAAGTATTGAGAAGTATTGAGAAGCTGGGTACAACACCTGACTGATGCACCTTTTAGGACCATCTCAGGAGGTACTAAACAGGATTTGGATTTACGCAGCTAAAATATCTCCCTTGCACTAAGGGGATTCTTGTTCAGAGGGCAGAGAGACGTGAGCCTTCCGCTGCCTTCCCCGGCTGCTCGCCCCTCCAGCAGCGCCGTGCGGGCACTGGCGCGGCCGAGCCGAGCCCGGGGCTGCGGCTCGCAGCGGGGCCGAAGCCTCGGATGagccctctcctcctcccccagcactgcccgcACACTTCCCTACCAGCTCTTGTAAGCAGCACTTCAAATTTTTACTCACTTAGCCCAAATTACTCCTGTCTCGGCTCACCTAACTGTCATGTTGTTAATGCTTTACTTCGCTGTAACACCCAATTTGAGCCCTTATTGCACAATATTTTGTCATTTACgttgcaaaataaataaagaggaAGGCAGGGATTGCTGTGCGTACAGGGGGAAGCTAAAATGCGCAGTTTCAGTGACAGCTTTCAGCAGCCCAGCGTGGCGGACGGGATAATATTGATACAAactctattttctttcattttattgttttccatCTCCTAATAAACCGAGGTAGCCTCTTGACCCCAGTCAGCTGATCGGAATCACATGCGCTGGGCTTGCCTTGCTGCTCTCCCAGTCTCGCCTCCatcttctctccctcccttggCGGTGGGAAAGGAGCCGATCCGAGCCGGGGAAGCCCGGCTGCAGGCTCCAAAGGGCAGGGTGATCGATCCGAAACGCCGCTTTAAAGCCTCATCAATCTTCATCTAGGTTGCTCAAGTAATTACGCCCGATTCTCTTGTACGATTACAAGTGGATTTGGGTTTCTATTCCCCAGGCCCTCTTTCTTTGTGTTTACAGAAGGGGGGTCTGGGCAGCCGGCggttccctgccctgcagaagCACTTGCCCTCTCAAGCACAGCGCCCTACCCCTCCTGTGGCCCTTCTCGGGCACACTCGGCCCGGCGCAGGGTGATGGGCTCCCGGGCCTTTGTGCGGGGAGAAAAGTGCCTTCGAAAGACGCGTCCTGGAAACGACCTGATATTCTATCACTTTAAGGAGGCGTTTGTGGGCTTTGCTGAATCCCAGAAGGAAGAACATCAGTTTAATCCAATTACCTCTTTTCCCTGGTGTTGTGtggctaaaataaaaataaagccacCGCTATTTAATGGCCAAAAGGCCAAACCCTATAATCTGCCATTCAGGCGAAGACAATGGTGCACCTCGGTTAGCGGGTGATGTGCCCTCATGGACTGGAGCGGGGGCAGAGCTGCAAAAGCAGGGGTGAACGTGGAGGGAAAGACAACAGCCACTTCTTACCCCCTTATTGAAAGCAGGGGAAATTGGGGGTTTCTGGCTTTCTACTACTCCCGAGAAAAGGCTCCGAGCTCCCTCCCCGACTGGTAACTTGGCATCTGCCCTGCACTCTACTCAAATGACACCCTAGATTTGTTGCAAGGTAAACATGTCAGAGGTATCGCAATGCGACAAGGAAAAAACACTGTCGTACTTTTCAGATGAGAAAAGGTTTTCTTGTGTTGTttccgggaaaaaaaaaaccctaaaaaaacaaaaagccaaaaaacaacccaaaaaaaccccaacaaaaaaccaacaaaaccaacaaaaacctaaaaccaaaaaagccccaaacgaacaaagaaaagaaaaaaacccaaacaaaaaaactcagaaAGCAAATAGCAGTCACATTATGGGATTTCAGGAAAGGGGGTGTTCAAactaagtttaaaaaaaaaaaatctttaaagaatttttctctACTTaaagcacaaaaagaaaaaaaaaaaacggtATTAGCAGTGTTTCATTTTTACACTTGTCCTTTGGAAATCTCCAATTACAACTTGCAATTCCATAGCATGTTTAAGGAGCACTGAATCTTTTTGTTGTAGCCTTCAGGGAGCAAGCCAGCCACTGAGAGAATACGAAATTAATCCACTACAGCTATAGAGAGAGAGGATTATGTTTTAATCCCCTTTGGGACAGTCTCTGGATTTTAAGTATCCGATATTAAAATGTTTACATAGAGCATAATCAAAATAGCGCAGATTTTCCATATGGCACCGAGCTATCGAGAAGCTCCGGGTCTCCTTCTCAAACCCAATTGAGAatctaatgaaaaaaaagctgagCACACCTGAGCCAAGAGCCGCGGGACGGGATGGGCTCATTCGCATTCGGGAAGGATAACGAGCTTCGGCTCCAGCCTCCGCCCGGCCCCTCGGCGGTGGCGAGCTGCGCTTTTCCAGGGGATGTAAATATTCATTTCCAGCGCTGCTGCGGCCCGGGAGAaggccgggcccggggctgtGCTGCCCGGGGGAGAGGCACCCGGAGCAGCGGCACCCGGGGATGCTGCCGGGCGCTCCCCGCGCAGCGCCGGCACCGCAGGCGGCACCGAGGGCGCTTCCCTTCCCGCTCCGGGGGAAAAGCCAACCTGTGGCTGCCTCGCTTCGCCCAACAAGCTCATGTTTGTGCAGGGGACACGTGTCCAGGGTGCTTGTCAGCTCCTGGGACTCTAAGCAAAAGCATCACTCTTTAAGGATCGTTTCGTTGCCTCTTCCACACCTCTCCGAAGCGATCGGGGCGCCCGAAAGAAGAAAGGCAGCCACCTACCAGAGAAATTCTGGCCTCAAAACGAGcccagaaataatttcagactCACTGTTCAAATGGTGTATTTTCCCTTTTGCCTGGTCCCTGTGGTCAGCACGTGATttacatttctaaaataaactGTACCACACATctaccttttaaaataatattttcttttcaaaagtaAATGATTGTGAAATTAGAAGGTCTCAGTGAATAAAAGTGAATAAAAGCAGAGTCTAACTTCCCTTCTCCTCTGTGTAATTTTTGTTAAACAGAGACTTCATTCCCTGTTCTTGTAACTTAGCTCTTGTATTTTTCAAATTCAAGTAAAACAAATCAAGCCAAATGAAAAGTTCCATTAGGTTTAAAAGTTTGCTATCCACTAATGCAATATCAGTAAAATTACGCATCTTAAGGAAAGCTGCTAAAGAGTGATGTTTTGAACTTAttatttcaaacattttcattttcataaactATCATTTTTAGCTGTAAGAGCTAAACATGTGTTACATTAATGACCCTGAAAATGACATTGGAGGTACATCTGCTAAGAAGATTGGGCACAATTATTCCTAAGGAGGATAAGGTAAATGCTTTTATATGCTGAATTACGAAACTAAGAAATTTACCTGCAGCAGGCCTAAAAGTCTaacttttaaagtaaaatttttgtgattacacataaagaaaaaagtattagCTGGGATAAGTACTTGGAAAACATATCCAATCAGCTCAACCAATTTAATTTTACAGTCTATTGGTAATCACTCTGAAAAAAAGATGGCTGATGTTggtgtatttaatttttaactgatgctggtttaaaagaaaaaaaaaagatacttaTTCACATACATATATTCAACACAGATTAACTGAAACCAATAATTTTACTATGTAAAATAGTTcatataaattacattttgtaatttgatatgACATTTAAACAAGAATTTTAGATAATAAGAATAACAACTAAAAATCACTCACAAGGTACCTGAAATAAGACAACTGAAATTTCCTCAGCACTTACACTGTAAAGCCAGGTGTATCTGGCATGGAGTTATATTTGAAATGTATAAAAATCCttctacttaaaaaaacaacttagaTGTAACACATGCACAAGCACACAAAAACTTCAGTTTCTTGAAATGAAAGTAACAGAGCATGGAagtagaaagaaagaagtatAGGTACCAGAGTTGTTTGGGAAAAGCTCTTTAGTCTGAAAAATATTTCGACCAATTAACATCTAATATAACACATGCAGTGCCAAGTAAATAACAAGTAAACAAGGTAAGATTCCTAAACAATTTACAGAATTTAGTCTTTGTTCCCATTGTCATCATAAATCTGATTCAAACTACCCTTTGAAAGTATTTCTGCAGTAAATATATTGAACTTACATGAGGATGGCTGCCTCCAATTTGTTCTCCGCTTTAGCAAATACCCAAAGGCAGTAACTTCACTCAAGCCAAGGCCCTTATAAGAACGTACATATACAGCTCCCTTTACACATCACTTTCAACAGTTTCATTAAAGTTAATTTGCAcaacttttaaaatgaaaaaaacagaatcTAAGTCTAAATATGACTATAATCTTGGTTTTCTCTTCCATCACTGAATAATATCCCACATTCAATTCCCCTGTTTTCAGAGATATCCAAGCTTATTTTGTTGGCTTTTTACTCCTGCACAATCATATGTTTCATATTGTGAGAGaaggattgattttttttttgtttgtttaaatgtCATAGCCAGTGGATAGGCCCTGATATTCAAGATTTTCTCCActttccccctttcctccaTAAAGCATGTAGCACTATTACTACTAACATCAAAGATCAACTTAAGTGGTCTTTTTCAACAATGACTAAACAATTACAGCAACTCAATTCTCTTAAGTGGTTGACATAACAGCAATCAAATGTGtttgattaaaaagaaaatgtaaataaaaccaGTCCTACATATTATAACTGtgaataaaataataagaaagGATTACATAGTTTTGATGAGATTGTGAAAATAGTGCtccttgagaagaaaaaaaaaaatttttctcAAACATATATACTCACCTATATATTTGAATTAAGTGACACTTTCACAGGTAaatcattattattttgattCTATACCTTCCTGGtctcattaaaagaaaaatataaaatagtaCTTCTTCCTGAGGGAAAACATGCCTCCCAGCATTCTTAGGAATTGCTATTTCTTTATATTGTTCCTAGTGTCACAGAAAGCAACAGCTTAATAGAACAGTTAGAGAATGTGCAAAGACAAACTCAACATGAAACCAAAGTCAGTGTTACTAAATCACTGAAGGTCCCATGGAACGATTAGCTGTGTGTCTAACAGCCTAAAGTAACTCAGAAAATCaacattttcccccttttgcaGCTAAAGTCAGATTTACTCTGTGGCATGCATGAAAACTTTTGAACTGCGCTGACGTTCCAAATGGCTTACATGGCGTTAGAATTTTTCCAGAACATGTCCAAGCACCAACCTGCCAGATGATCAGGTATTAATAATAGTCAAGACTCCCCTTAATGATTTACACCTGGCCAGACATGTAAATATTTGGGATAGGGACCTCACTACTGCAGTGCACACATTTGCCACTTCAAAATTAGATTCATACAGTGTGCCTGAAGCTATACCTTGGAAGGACTGAGTAAATTAAGATGGTTTAGAAACTTAAGAACTTGATTGTTAAGCAGTGCACCCAGATGTGAGTATTCACTGATGCAGTAAGATCTGCACTAGCTCCCTCCTCGTTCTCAGGTAAACCTTAAAGACACTTTTTCAACCTAGAAAAAATTAAGTGATGCAGAACATGCCCACATAAGTAACAATTTTTCTCTCTGAGAGAGTCACTATAGCTAgctatttaataaaaaagtaacataaaaaaatatacacCTTAGAAAAGCATATTTAATGTCCAAAAGAAGAATGtatttgattttcatttaaagaagaaaggagCAAGCACAGAGAGAAGCCTGCTATAACGGTATACCACTGAAACAGGAACTTGAGCTAACGACTCAGGAACACAAGGGATCAAATCCCAGATGCCAGTCTGAGAAAACCAGACTTGACAGGTATCTTACACAGTCCAG encodes:
- the MAB21L1 gene encoding putative nucleotidyltransferase MAB21L1; protein product: MIAAQAKLVYHLNKYYNEKCQARKAAIAKTIREVCKVVSDVLKEVEVQEPRFISSLNEMDNRYEGLEVISPTEFEVVLYLNQMGVFNFVDDGSLPGCAVLKLSDGRKRSMSLWVEFITASGYLSARKIRSRFQTLVAQAVDKCSYRDVVKMVADTSEVKLRIRDRYVVQITPAFKCTGIWPRSAAHWPLPHIPWPGPNRVAEVKAEGFNLLSKECHSLAGKQSSAESDAWVLQFAEAENRLQMGGCRKKCLSILKTLRDRHLELPGQPLNNYHMKTLVSYECEKHPRESDWDESCLGDRLNGILLQLISCLQCRRCPHYFLPNLDLFQGKPHSALENAAKQTWRLAREILTNPKSLEKL